In Zobellia roscoffensis, the following are encoded in one genomic region:
- a CDS encoding sugar porter family MFS transporter, protein MKTKLLFTSFVVALAGFLFGFDTVVISGADQQLQTLWGTSDLFHGTFIMSMALWGTVLGAIFAYIPCDKIGRKNTLLWIGILYFISALGSGLANDPYLFSFFRFLGGLGVGASTVAAPTYVSEIAPAKSRGRLVALYQFNIVFGILIAFISNFLLKDFGSEPWRWMIGIEALPALIYTLAMLGVPKSPRWLLEKKNDLEGAKRIQLDLTGTELDESVIDELKAEQTEKSALFVKKYKFPLMLAFLIAFFNQLSGINAFLYYAPRIFSSAGLGENSALLSSIGIGVTNLVFTLLGLYLIDKVGRKVLMYIGSIGYIISLTMVGLAFMLDWEGMMVPIFLFMFIASHAIGQGAVIWVFISEIFPTKLRAQGQSFGTSTHWVLAALITLIMPIALGSLSNPGIVFFFFSGMMVLQLLFVIFMMPETKGKTLEELQKIITK, encoded by the coding sequence ATGAAAACTAAGTTGCTTTTTACATCTTTTGTAGTGGCCCTAGCGGGATTCTTATTCGGTTTTGATACTGTCGTAATTTCGGGAGCAGACCAACAATTACAGACTTTATGGGGTACTTCGGACCTTTTTCATGGCACGTTTATTATGTCTATGGCACTTTGGGGAACGGTTTTAGGTGCTATTTTTGCCTACATTCCCTGTGATAAAATAGGAAGAAAAAATACCCTTTTATGGATAGGTATACTCTACTTTATATCAGCATTGGGTTCAGGCTTGGCCAATGATCCGTATCTGTTTTCTTTCTTTCGTTTTCTTGGAGGTCTTGGAGTAGGGGCATCAACAGTTGCCGCCCCAACGTATGTTTCTGAAATAGCACCGGCCAAAAGCCGTGGTAGATTGGTGGCATTGTATCAGTTCAACATCGTTTTCGGAATTCTGATTGCATTTATCTCTAACTTCTTGTTGAAGGATTTTGGCTCGGAACCTTGGCGTTGGATGATCGGTATTGAAGCGCTACCGGCATTAATTTACACTTTGGCTATGTTGGGGGTTCCTAAAAGCCCTAGATGGTTGCTGGAGAAGAAAAATGATTTGGAGGGAGCAAAGAGGATACAACTGGACCTCACGGGTACCGAGTTGGATGAATCGGTCATTGATGAGTTGAAAGCTGAACAAACCGAGAAATCCGCATTGTTCGTTAAAAAATATAAATTCCCTTTAATGCTGGCCTTTTTGATTGCCTTTTTCAATCAATTATCCGGTATTAACGCCTTTCTATACTACGCACCTCGGATCTTCAGTTCTGCAGGTTTGGGAGAAAATTCGGCTTTGCTGAGTAGTATTGGTATAGGCGTTACAAATTTGGTATTTACTTTATTGGGACTTTATTTAATAGACAAAGTAGGGCGTAAAGTATTAATGTACATCGGTTCTATTGGATATATTATTTCCTTAACTATGGTCGGTTTGGCCTTTATGTTAGACTGGGAAGGAATGATGGTGCCAATTTTCCTTTTCATGTTCATTGCCTCGCATGCCATTGGGCAGGGGGCGGTAATCTGGGTATTTATATCCGAGATATTCCCCACAAAATTACGGGCTCAAGGGCAGTCTTTCGGTACCTCTACCCATTGGGTGCTCGCTGCATTGATAACCCTCATCATGCCTATTGCTTTGGGTAGTTTATCAAACCCTGGGATTGTGTTTTTCTTTTTCAGCGGTATGATGGTACTGCAGCTGTTGTTCGTCATTTTCATGATGCCGGAAACAAAAGGGAAGACATTAGAAGAGTTACAAAAAATAATAACAAAATAA
- the kduI gene encoding 5-dehydro-4-deoxy-D-glucuronate isomerase gives MEVKYAVHPDDAKLYDTQRIRKEFHSSDLMGEDAITMVYTHYDRFIYGTAFPKSKDLQLESYDELKADYFLQRRELGVINVGGKGTVTVDGEVFELGNLEALYVGKGSKEVSFASSDNSEAAQFYLNSAPAHKEYPTKKATRSDANIVELGAVETSNERTLYQYIHEDGIQSCQLVMGYTELKKGSVWNTFPPHTHERRMEVYFYFDIPGDNIVMHYMGQPQETRHIAMKNFEAVVSPPWSIHSGSGTSNYRFIWGMAGENKAFTDMDGEPLQGVL, from the coding sequence ATGGAAGTTAAGTACGCTGTGCATCCGGATGATGCCAAATTATACGACACACAAAGAATACGAAAAGAATTTCACAGCTCGGACCTTATGGGTGAAGATGCTATAACCATGGTATATACGCATTATGATCGTTTTATATATGGAACAGCTTTTCCTAAATCCAAAGACCTTCAACTGGAAAGTTATGATGAACTGAAAGCCGATTATTTTTTGCAGAGAAGAGAATTGGGCGTTATCAATGTTGGAGGTAAAGGGACAGTTACCGTAGACGGTGAAGTTTTTGAATTGGGAAATTTAGAGGCTCTATATGTGGGGAAAGGTTCAAAAGAGGTAAGTTTTGCGAGTTCGGACAATTCCGAGGCGGCGCAATTTTATTTGAATTCCGCTCCTGCACACAAAGAGTATCCAACCAAAAAAGCAACCCGTTCAGATGCTAATATAGTAGAGTTAGGTGCTGTAGAAACCAGTAACGAAAGAACATTATATCAGTACATTCATGAAGACGGAATTCAGAGCTGCCAGTTGGTAATGGGGTATACCGAATTGAAAAAAGGAAGCGTTTGGAATACCTTTCCACCGCACACCCATGAACGTAGAATGGAAGTCTATTTTTATTTTGATATTCCTGGGGATAATATTGTGATGCATTACATGGGGCAACCCCAAGAAACACGTCATATCGCCATGAAAAATTTTGAAGCGGTAGTTTCTCCACCATGGTCTATCCATTCAGGTTCGGGTACAAGTAACTATAGGTTTATCTGGGGAATGGCTGGTGAAAATAAAGCTTTTACGGATATGGATGGAGAACCTTTACAAGGGGTACTTTAA
- a CDS encoding SDR family NAD(P)-dependent oxidoreductase, which yields MLDKFSLKGKTALVTGCKRGIGFAMAEALAEAGADIIGVSASLELSGSKIENRITELGKSFKAYQCDFSDRKALYAFLEKVKSENPTIDILVNNAGTILRQPATEHSDEYWDKVIEVNQNAQFILSREIGKEMVKRGNGKIIFTASLLTFQGGITVPGYAASKGAIGQLTMALSNEWAGKGVQVNAIAPGYISTDNTEALRNDKDRSTSILGRIPAGRWGEPEDFKGPIVFLASPASNYMTGTVMLVDGGWMGR from the coding sequence ATATTGGATAAATTCAGTTTAAAAGGAAAAACAGCTTTGGTAACAGGGTGTAAACGTGGAATCGGTTTTGCCATGGCGGAAGCTTTGGCGGAAGCCGGAGCGGATATTATTGGGGTTTCCGCTTCATTGGAGCTTTCAGGTTCAAAAATTGAAAATCGCATAACCGAGTTGGGGAAAAGCTTTAAAGCCTATCAGTGCGATTTTAGTGATAGAAAAGCACTCTATGCGTTTCTTGAAAAGGTAAAATCAGAAAACCCTACTATTGATATTTTGGTGAACAATGCTGGTACTATTTTAAGACAACCGGCAACCGAACATAGTGATGAGTATTGGGATAAGGTAATTGAAGTAAACCAAAATGCACAATTCATACTTTCTAGGGAAATAGGAAAAGAAATGGTGAAAAGAGGGAACGGAAAAATCATTTTCACCGCTTCATTATTGACGTTCCAAGGAGGTATTACCGTTCCGGGATATGCCGCTTCAAAAGGAGCGATAGGTCAGTTAACTATGGCGTTGTCAAATGAATGGGCCGGGAAAGGAGTACAGGTAAATGCCATTGCTCCAGGCTATATTTCTACGGATAATACGGAAGCTTTACGCAATGATAAAGACCGTAGTACATCCATTTTAGGGCGAATTCCGGCCGGAAGATGGGGCGAACCAGAAGATTTTAAAGGGCCAATTGTATTCTTGGCTTCCCCAGCATCAAATTACATGACGGGTACCGTGATGCTAGTAGATGGTGGCTGGATGGGCAGATAA
- a CDS encoding sulfatase-like hydrolase/transferase — protein MKIDYRGFTLVYLALSLSFSAFGQEKNKETKKRPNFLFVLVDDQSPFDLQVYDPKSILETPVISKLASEGMVFENARHMGSWSGAVCTPSRHMIMSGRSVWHLPSKGDFKNPEEPVGLEKQTMGAVFNRAGYKTMRTCKQGNSYPAANEQFTVVNDATKRGGTEETGSAWHSKQVLSYLNDREDKSVTDPFLIYFGFSHPHDTRDGTPELLEKYGATNHTDKNSLPLAYIKQPKLQDNYLNAHPFFHGHPELRDEERVSGVWKNRDERTVRNELGREYACSENIDIQLGKVLKKLDAMGELENTYIIYTSDHGMSIGRHGLMGKQNLYEHTWRVPFIIKGPGINTGTRVNGNIYLLDILPTLCDLAGIEVPETVEGASFKPILEGEKESVRDVMYGVYSGGTKPGMRSVKKGDWKLIKYDMMDGAVRETQLFNLAENPNEYLKEHQKEGETETNLADNPRYANKLAEMEALLLAEMESHDDPYRLWNQVK, from the coding sequence ATGAAAATAGATTACAGGGGTTTCACATTGGTATATCTTGCCTTATCACTTTCTTTTTCGGCCTTTGGCCAAGAGAAAAACAAGGAGACTAAAAAACGACCAAACTTTTTGTTCGTATTGGTGGATGACCAATCTCCATTCGACTTGCAGGTGTATGACCCGAAATCGATATTGGAAACCCCTGTAATTTCAAAATTAGCGTCTGAGGGGATGGTTTTTGAGAATGCAAGACATATGGGGTCTTGGTCAGGGGCCGTTTGTACACCATCTAGACATATGATAATGAGCGGGCGAAGCGTTTGGCATCTGCCTTCAAAAGGAGATTTTAAAAATCCTGAAGAGCCTGTAGGTTTGGAAAAGCAGACTATGGGAGCTGTTTTTAATCGGGCTGGCTATAAGACTATGAGAACCTGTAAACAAGGGAATTCATATCCTGCGGCTAACGAACAGTTTACTGTAGTCAACGATGCAACTAAAAGAGGAGGCACTGAAGAAACGGGGAGCGCCTGGCACTCAAAACAAGTTTTGAGCTATTTAAATGACAGAGAAGACAAGTCCGTAACCGACCCATTTCTTATTTACTTTGGCTTTTCACATCCTCATGATACGAGAGACGGAACACCGGAGTTATTGGAGAAATATGGAGCAACCAATCATACGGATAAGAACAGTCTCCCCTTGGCATATATCAAACAGCCAAAACTTCAGGATAATTACCTAAATGCACATCCATTTTTTCATGGACACCCAGAACTACGGGACGAAGAACGTGTAAGTGGTGTTTGGAAAAATAGGGATGAAAGAACAGTTCGCAATGAGCTTGGCCGGGAATATGCCTGTTCTGAAAATATAGATATTCAGTTGGGTAAAGTATTGAAAAAATTAGATGCTATGGGAGAATTGGAAAATACCTATATCATCTATACCTCTGATCATGGTATGTCCATTGGTAGACATGGTCTTATGGGGAAACAAAATTTATATGAGCATACGTGGCGTGTGCCTTTTATCATAAAAGGCCCTGGTATAAACACAGGAACACGGGTAAATGGGAATATTTATCTGTTGGATATTTTACCTACACTTTGTGATTTAGCAGGTATAGAAGTTCCTGAAACAGTAGAGGGCGCTAGTTTTAAACCAATTTTAGAAGGTGAAAAAGAGTCTGTCCGTGATGTGATGTACGGAGTGTATTCCGGAGGAACAAAACCAGGTATGCGCTCAGTGAAAAAAGGCGATTGGAAATTGATTAAGTACGATATGATGGATGGAGCGGTTCGCGAAACTCAACTTTTTAACCTAGCCGAAAATCCAAATGAATATCTAAAAGAACATCAAAAAGAAGGTGAGACGGAAACGAACCTAGCAGATAATCCACGGTACGCCAATAAATTGGCAGAAATGGAAGCCTTGTTATTAGCAGAAATGGAATCACATGATGATCCTTATAGACTTTGGAATCAAGTAAAATAA
- a CDS encoding AraC family transcriptional regulator, whose product MKLHLLNRTSVSDRSFSVNHNLYPNFLRVWHYHPEIELVVILKSSGTRFIGDSIEKFQEGEVVLIGKNVPHMWLNDEIYFQPDSSLEAEAFAIHFTRDFLGKGFFDIPEMKEVAGLLARANRGVKFSSLNDELVAEIMKLIDYDPTTRVFKTIEVLSKLAQHENYQLLSTTSFVNAFQKTDNLRMDKIYAYVFENFNDGISASDVAKMTGMNKSAFSRFFKKTHKKSFTRYLNEIKVGYACRLLLENKESITSIAYLSGFNNISNFNRQFKIIHGLAPSAYLKYHSSND is encoded by the coding sequence ATGAAACTTCATCTATTGAATAGAACATCTGTTTCTGATCGATCATTTTCGGTCAACCATAATCTGTACCCAAATTTCTTAAGGGTATGGCATTATCACCCAGAGATTGAATTGGTGGTTATTCTAAAAAGTTCTGGAACACGTTTTATAGGCGATAGTATTGAAAAGTTTCAAGAAGGCGAAGTTGTGCTCATTGGAAAAAATGTACCACACATGTGGTTGAACGATGAAATTTATTTTCAACCGGATAGCTCATTGGAGGCAGAAGCTTTCGCCATACATTTTACTAGAGATTTTTTAGGAAAAGGATTTTTTGATATACCTGAAATGAAAGAAGTGGCCGGCCTACTAGCTAGAGCCAATAGGGGTGTTAAGTTCAGTTCTTTAAATGATGAGTTGGTAGCTGAAATTATGAAGCTTATAGACTATGATCCCACCACGCGTGTGTTTAAAACTATTGAGGTTTTATCAAAGTTGGCACAGCATGAAAATTACCAGTTGCTGTCAACCACTAGCTTCGTAAATGCTTTTCAAAAGACGGATAATCTGCGTATGGATAAAATTTACGCCTATGTATTTGAAAATTTTAATGATGGGATTAGTGCCAGTGATGTGGCCAAAATGACCGGTATGAACAAATCGGCATTTAGTAGATTTTTTAAGAAGACCCATAAAAAATCATTTACCAGATACCTTAATGAAATAAAAGTAGGTTATGCATGTAGGCTACTTTTGGAGAATAAAGAAAGTATTACTTCTATAGCCTATTTGTCTGGATTTAATAACATCTCCAATTTTAATAGGCAGTTTAAAATTATTCATGGTTTGGCACCTTCTGCTTATTTGAAATATCATTCTTCAAACGACTAA
- a CDS encoding alpha/beta hydrolase family protein, with protein MRVGQFKYFQSGAKGFLTGALLITGAIFLNGQSKTSTIEKQTILLENTTEGPFWVKTTLIESGVLETPKYNFTSEFDAEKSEDNINGIFYEGLPYKGKPTQVFSWYGVPENLAKKDKVPAIVLVHGGGGTAFVDWVKEWTNRGYIAMAIALEGQIPGDKITGENEKKEYQTFEYSGPKRQGFFGDVIVEKLEDQWFFHALADVMLATSLLKSLPNVDENNIGITGISWGGILTNVITGVDNRYAFAVPVYGCGYLQETPNYSNLLGQLSKAQQTFYLNTWEPSLYVPLQKQPTLFVNGTNDFHFTMNSFTKTYEASPNEKYLSIGHNMKHGHQAGWASESIYSFAEYITNNGTAPELPKLIQNKNKKLLYQYQGKVDKGYLYYTTDTGDWGKDSYQWVETTAEVSDTSKTISAKLPDEAVAYFINIINSEGRMYSSPMRIVDGNRP; from the coding sequence ATGCGGGTAGGTCAATTCAAATATTTCCAATCTGGTGCAAAAGGCTTTTTAACAGGCGCTTTGCTTATTACGGGCGCTATATTTTTGAATGGACAAAGCAAAACTTCTACAATTGAAAAGCAAACAATCCTATTAGAAAATACTACTGAAGGTCCTTTCTGGGTTAAAACTACTTTAATCGAAAGTGGTGTGTTAGAAACCCCGAAGTACAATTTTACTAGTGAGTTTGATGCTGAAAAATCAGAAGATAATATAAATGGAATTTTTTATGAAGGTCTACCTTATAAAGGAAAACCAACACAAGTGTTTAGTTGGTACGGAGTACCCGAAAACCTGGCTAAAAAAGATAAAGTCCCTGCAATAGTCTTAGTGCATGGAGGTGGAGGTACCGCATTTGTTGATTGGGTCAAAGAATGGACCAACAGGGGATACATTGCAATGGCAATAGCCTTGGAAGGCCAAATTCCTGGAGATAAAATTACCGGAGAGAATGAGAAAAAGGAGTATCAGACCTTTGAGTATTCCGGACCCAAGCGACAAGGCTTTTTTGGGGATGTAATTGTAGAAAAATTGGAAGATCAATGGTTTTTTCACGCACTTGCAGATGTGATGCTAGCTACAAGCTTATTGAAGAGCCTACCAAATGTAGACGAAAATAACATTGGGATTACAGGCATTTCTTGGGGAGGTATTCTAACTAATGTCATAACAGGTGTAGATAATCGGTATGCATTTGCTGTACCGGTTTACGGTTGTGGTTATTTACAGGAAACTCCTAATTATAGTAATCTGCTAGGCCAATTAAGTAAAGCGCAACAAACGTTTTATTTGAATACTTGGGAGCCATCTTTATATGTGCCGCTTCAAAAACAACCAACACTTTTTGTAAATGGCACCAACGATTTTCATTTTACCATGAACAGCTTTACTAAAACCTATGAAGCTTCTCCTAACGAAAAATATCTATCCATTGGGCATAATATGAAACATGGTCATCAAGCAGGATGGGCATCGGAGTCAATTTACTCGTTTGCAGAGTATATAACAAACAATGGTACTGCACCTGAATTACCAAAACTCATCCAAAACAAAAACAAGAAATTGTTGTATCAATATCAAGGAAAAGTAGATAAAGGGTATTTGTATTATACCACAGATACCGGTGATTGGGGAAAGGACAGTTACCAGTGGGTCGAAACCACTGCTGAAGTATCTGATACTAGTAAAACAATTTCAGCAAAGCTGCCTGACGAAGCAGTTGCTTATTTCATAAATATTATCAATTCAGAAGGTAGAATGTATAGTTCACCCATGAGAATAGTGGATGGTAATCGTCCGTAA
- a CDS encoding alpha-L-fucosidase: protein MKLKHTKVNTVLILFAMFLFQSGSVFSQKKEKGENMDEMWGHQNSLGANAPDSRTKLFNDGNYAMFIHWGIYSKIANTWKGSTYYGISEWIMNPRRANIPVGEYMAEAKTFDPVNFDAMAIAQLAKDAGMKYIVVTSKHHDGFAMYNSKSNDFNIVKATPFARDPMKELSKACKELGLGFGFYYSHNQDWTFPGGNGGPKVNEKGKEVGFDYYFKEKCLPQVKEIVTHYGDIAMVWFDTPGNMEKKYVEELVEVVRKHQPNAMISGRAGHGLGDYKSLGDMNIPIKNIGGLWETVDVTNDSWGYAWYDQNWKSPKRILKSIISTVARGGTYMLNVGPAPDGTIPFEAQESLRASGEWISKYPQVVYKTGSSPWGHALPWGDATIAADGKLNLCVYKWPLDGKLWLPGLKNTIKSADLLVDGKGQKLETTTQDGWVAISLPARRNEKLISVIELEIEGSPEVVVSNSIDPVFSTVLPVDFAKAEGCAITEKRWMEKFGEWKHIEQAQDWKEGSNVTWEIEVKDPGYYQTELNYAGEGRLVWNITSDEGVVVQNQQNSSVVYNYYEMGLIKFNKPGKHTITISLIDGKKNNASLKEIRLTPEGSME, encoded by the coding sequence ATGAAACTTAAGCATACCAAGGTAAATACAGTATTGATATTATTTGCGATGTTCCTCTTTCAAAGTGGTTCTGTATTCAGCCAAAAGAAAGAAAAAGGAGAAAATATGGATGAGATGTGGGGGCATCAAAATTCATTGGGAGCCAATGCACCGGACTCTAGAACAAAATTATTTAATGATGGTAATTACGCTATGTTCATTCACTGGGGGATTTATTCAAAGATTGCCAATACATGGAAAGGCAGTACGTATTATGGTATTAGCGAATGGATAATGAACCCCAGACGTGCGAATATTCCTGTGGGTGAGTATATGGCTGAGGCTAAAACCTTTGATCCCGTAAATTTTGATGCTATGGCCATTGCTCAACTGGCCAAAGATGCCGGAATGAAATATATTGTAGTTACCAGTAAACACCATGATGGCTTTGCGATGTACAATTCCAAAAGCAACGATTTTAATATTGTAAAGGCCACGCCTTTTGCTAGGGATCCTATGAAGGAACTATCAAAAGCATGTAAGGAACTGGGTCTTGGTTTTGGCTTTTATTATTCGCACAATCAAGATTGGACATTTCCTGGAGGCAATGGAGGACCAAAGGTAAACGAGAAAGGAAAAGAAGTTGGTTTTGATTATTACTTCAAGGAAAAGTGTCTTCCGCAGGTCAAAGAAATTGTAACCCACTATGGTGATATCGCCATGGTGTGGTTCGATACGCCCGGTAATATGGAGAAAAAATATGTGGAAGAATTGGTTGAGGTTGTTCGCAAGCATCAACCTAATGCTATGATTTCAGGAAGGGCCGGTCATGGTTTAGGCGATTATAAGTCTTTAGGGGACATGAACATTCCCATAAAAAATATTGGTGGACTTTGGGAAACTGTTGACGTAACGAACGATTCTTGGGGGTACGCTTGGTACGACCAAAATTGGAAAAGCCCAAAACGGATTTTAAAAAGTATTATTTCTACTGTGGCCCGTGGCGGGACCTATATGCTAAATGTGGGGCCGGCACCAGATGGAACAATTCCCTTTGAGGCCCAAGAATCGCTGAGAGCATCAGGGGAATGGATTAGCAAGTATCCTCAGGTAGTATATAAAACTGGGTCTTCACCATGGGGTCATGCACTACCTTGGGGTGATGCAACCATAGCGGCTGATGGCAAATTGAACCTTTGTGTTTACAAATGGCCGTTAGATGGTAAACTATGGCTTCCAGGGTTAAAGAATACGATTAAGTCTGCTGATTTATTAGTGGACGGAAAAGGTCAAAAATTGGAAACTACAACCCAAGATGGTTGGGTAGCTATTTCATTACCGGCAAGACGAAACGAAAAATTAATATCTGTTATAGAACTAGAAATAGAGGGAAGCCCAGAGGTAGTTGTATCCAATAGTATTGACCCGGTTTTTTCCACAGTATTACCAGTAGATTTTGCAAAAGCAGAGGGTTGCGCCATTACAGAGAAAAGATGGATGGAGAAATTTGGGGAATGGAAGCATATTGAACAGGCCCAAGATTGGAAGGAAGGAAGTAATGTGACTTGGGAAATAGAGGTGAAAGACCCTGGTTATTATCAAACTGAATTAAACTATGCAGGAGAAGGCCGTTTGGTTTGGAATATAACTTCAGATGAGGGAGTTGTGGTTCAGAATCAGCAAAATTCATCAGTGGTATATAATTATTATGAAATGGGACTTATAAAGTTTAATAAACCCGGAAAGCATACCATAACTATTTCTTTGATAGATGGTAAAAAGAACAACGCAAGTCTAAAAGAAATACGGTTGACACCAGAAGGAAGCATGGAGTAA
- a CDS encoding sulfatase family protein codes for MKILKHKTLGTLLLLFSMTLGAQNIQKPNIIVIYTDDQGYGDVGALNPDAKFNTPNMDKLANEGIIFTDGHSSDAVCTPSRYSLLTGRYSWRTSLKEGVLRADGPCLIEKDRMTIASLLQENGYKTAMIGKWHLQMEFEGSLGKDRDWSKPFTDGPIEKGFDYYFGIPASMNYGILTYLENDKVLDPPVLWTKKKADKRPRAFSDSIDPKGYRMTPPYISERKEGTSGWVEVAPSFNDELVLKTFADKAVDYISESATEAKAGKPFFLYLPLTSPHLPHCTHPDFQGKSNCGNYGDFMEETDHRIGQVLKALKSNGIEENTLVIFSSDNGAETNYVYQREKYGHYSSLNFKGGKRDIYEGGHRVPFLMRWPNGVQAGTKSDVPVCQTDYLATIADIVGVELPDNAGEDSYSLLPILKGDSYDKTVRGAVIHHSVSGRFAIREGKWKLNMFRGSGGSLEPKIIEPKEGEALYELYNMEKDPGETTNLYFDNPDVVKRLTQKIAKIIEEGRTTPGTPQSYVKEGWDMPDWIKS; via the coding sequence ATGAAAATATTGAAACATAAAACTCTTGGAACTTTATTATTGTTGTTTTCAATGACCCTAGGTGCTCAAAACATCCAGAAACCCAATATAATTGTCATTTATACAGATGACCAAGGTTATGGAGATGTTGGCGCACTTAATCCCGATGCTAAATTCAACACGCCAAATATGGATAAATTGGCCAATGAAGGCATCATTTTTACAGATGGGCATAGCAGTGATGCGGTATGTACACCATCTAGATACTCTTTGCTAACAGGGCGCTATAGTTGGCGGACCTCTTTAAAAGAAGGAGTTCTAAGAGCTGATGGACCTTGTTTAATCGAAAAGGATAGGATGACCATTGCTTCTTTACTTCAAGAAAATGGTTATAAAACGGCCATGATAGGAAAGTGGCATCTACAAATGGAATTTGAAGGAAGCTTAGGGAAAGACCGTGACTGGTCAAAGCCCTTTACAGATGGTCCAATAGAGAAGGGATTTGATTATTATTTTGGTATTCCGGCATCTATGAATTATGGCATTTTAACGTATTTGGAAAATGACAAGGTGTTAGATCCTCCTGTATTATGGACTAAAAAGAAAGCGGATAAAAGACCACGTGCATTTAGTGATAGTATTGACCCGAAAGGGTATAGAATGACACCACCCTATATAAGTGAGCGTAAAGAAGGCACAAGTGGCTGGGTAGAAGTCGCACCCTCATTTAACGATGAGTTGGTCTTAAAGACATTTGCTGATAAAGCTGTGGATTATATTAGCGAATCTGCAACGGAGGCCAAAGCAGGTAAACCGTTCTTTTTATACCTGCCATTGACCAGTCCACATTTACCGCATTGTACGCATCCTGATTTTCAAGGGAAGAGTAACTGCGGAAATTATGGCGATTTTATGGAAGAAACCGATCATAGAATAGGACAAGTTCTTAAAGCACTAAAATCGAACGGAATTGAAGAGAATACCCTAGTAATTTTTTCATCGGATAACGGAGCGGAGACCAACTACGTTTATCAGCGGGAAAAATATGGACACTATAGTAGTCTCAATTTTAAAGGAGGCAAACGAGATATTTATGAAGGTGGCCATCGGGTTCCTTTTCTTATGCGCTGGCCCAACGGCGTACAGGCAGGAACAAAATCTGATGTGCCCGTTTGCCAGACGGATTACTTGGCTACCATTGCCGATATTGTTGGGGTAGAGCTTCCGGATAATGCAGGTGAGGATAGTTATAGTTTATTGCCAATACTAAAAGGGGATAGTTATGATAAAACGGTAAGAGGAGCTGTAATTCATCATTCCGTTTCGGGTCGTTTTGCAATTAGAGAAGGGAAATGGAAACTAAATATGTTTCGGGGTTCTGGAGGTTCTTTAGAACCTAAAATTATTGAACCAAAAGAAGGTGAAGCCCTATACGAATTATACAATATGGAAAAAGACCCAGGAGAAACAACAAATCTTTATTTTGATAATCCGGACGTAGTAAAAAGACTTACTCAGAAAATCGCCAAAATTATTGAAGAGGGCAGGACTACGCCAGGTACACCTCAATCTTATGTGAAAGAAGGTTGGGATATGCCTGATTGGATAAAGTCATAA